In Hippoglossus stenolepis isolate QCI-W04-F060 chromosome 5, HSTE1.2, whole genome shotgun sequence, one genomic interval encodes:
- the snx33 gene encoding sorting nexin-33 has product MSVKAKAIYTFQSENKEEISIQESEELVIFDENSVDGWFKGENSRGERGLFPASYVEVIRTRSNSNVTDCSISPAGSLGKDSSYFHSSPITPPHLQQPYDDDEDDDWDDWDDRSTVVEDADYSRSPGANGHAHQSPLSNNPNVHYRPKPHMERQDSISSSRKGSMVGRNLNRFSSFVRSGVEAFVLGDVPMMAKIAESYTIDMGPLGPLWKANPQPFACSIEDPTKQTKFKGIKTYISYRVTPSHTGRPVYRRYKHFDWLYNRLLHKFTVISVPHLPEKQATGRFEEDFIEKRKRRLVLWMNHMTSHPVLSQYEGLEHFLMCADDKQWKLGKRRAEKDEMVGAHFMLTLQIPNEHQDLQDVEERVDTFKSFAKKMDDSVMQLTHVASELVRKHLGGFRKEFQRLGNAFQSISQAFMLDPPHSSDSLNNAISHTGRTYENIGELFAEQPKYDLFQMLDKLSLYQGLLANFPDIIHLQKGAFAKVKESQRMTDEGKMDQDEADGIRKRCRTVGFALQAEMSHFHQQREVDFKDMMQAYLREQIAFYQRVVQQLERTLRMYDSL; this is encoded by the exons ATGTCAGTGAAAGCCAAAGCCATCTACACCTtccaaagtgaaaacaaagaggagatcAGCATCCAGGAGAGCGAGGAACTGGTCATCTTCGATGAGAACTCAGTGGACGGCTGGTTCAAGGGGGAGAACAGCCGAGGGGAGAGGGGTCTCTTCCCAGCGTCTTACGTGGAAGTCATTCGCACTCGCTCAAACTCCAATGTGACTGACTGCTCCATCAGCCCAGCAGGCTCTCTGGGAAAGGACTCCTCCTATTTCCACTCGAGTCCCATCACCCCTCCTCATTTGCAGCAGCCGTATGATGACGACGAAGATGACGACTGGGACGACTGGGATGACAGGTCCACAGTGGTGGAGGATGCAGACTACTCAAGGAGCCCTGGGGCCAATGGACATGCCCATCAAAGCCCACTGTCCAACAACCCCAATGTACACTACCGGCCCAAACCACACATGGAGCGACAGGACAGCATCTCCAGCTCCAGGAAAGGCAGTATGGTGGGCAGGAACCTGAATCGATTTTCCAGCTTTGTCCGCTCAGGGGTGGAAGCGTTTGTTCTGGGTGATGTACCCATGATGGCAAAGATAGCTGAGTCATACACCATCGACATGGGTCCTTTGGGACCCCTGTGGAAGGCAAACCCACAGCCTTTCGCCTGCTCAATTGAAGACCCcacaaaacagacaaagttCAAGGGCATCAAGACCTACATTTCTTACCGGGTCACGCCGAGCCACACAGGGCGCCCCGTCTACAGACGTTACAAACACTTTGACTGGCTGTACAACCGCTTACTGCACAAGTTCACTGTGATCTCTGTGCCTCACCTGCCTGAGAAGCAGGCCACGGGGCGATTTGAGGAAGACTTCATCGAGAAGCGCAAGAGACGACTGGTACTGTGGATGAACCACATGACCAGTCACCCGGTCCTCTCTCAGTATGAAGGCTTGGAGCACTTTCTAATGTGCGCTGACGACAAACAGTGGAAACTTGGAAAGAGACGGGCGGAGAAGGACGAGATGGTGGGCGCCCATTTCATGCTGACCCTCCAGATCCCCAACGAGCACCAGGACCTTCAGGATGTAGAGGAGCGGGTCGACACCTTCAAGTCCTTCGCTAAAAAAATGGACGACAGTGTGATGCAGCTCACGCATGTTGCCTCGGAGCTGGTGCGTAAACACCTTGGTGGGTTCAGGAAGGAGTTCCAGCGGCTGGGAAATGCCTTCCAGTCCATCAGCCAGGCTTTCATGCTGGACCCTCCCCACAGCTCAGACTCCCTCAACAACGCCATCTCCCATACAGGCCGCACCTACGAGAACATTGGAGAGTTGTTTGCAGAGCAACCTAAGTATGACCTCTTCCAAATGCTGGACAAGCTGTCGCTCTACCAAGGCCTGCTTGCCAACTTCCCTGACATTATTCATCTACAGAAAG GTGCCTTTGCCAAGGTGAAAGAGAGCCAGCGGATGACCGACGAAGGGAAGATGGACCAGGACGAGGCCGACGGCATTAGGAAACGCTGCCGGACGGTCGGGTTTGCCCTCCAGGCAGAGATGAGCCACTTCCATCAGCAGCGAGAGGTGGACTTCAAAGACATGATGCAGGCCTACCTCAGGGAGCAGATAGCCTTTTACCAGCGTGTTGTCCAGCAACTGGAGCGCACCCTGCGCATGTACGACTCTCTGTAA